GGTAGACAACGTTCAAGTTTTATGTGAGCAGAAGAACCTATTGCCAATGGTTGTTTCTGACACTGGACTTGAAGAACTGCTACAATCTCATTGCAAGGATCTACAACACCATCATGCACTGTAATGATCATGACATCGCGTTTCAGGTGTACATGAACCACAATACCATGGAAGAGAATCCAgggataaattataaaataacaaccacaaaattgaaaaaaaaaataccacaaattgcattttttattttattttatacaatttgtgacagttttttttataatttgtggcAGCTTTCCATCCTTTAGAAATTCTCTTATAGTTCCGGATTTAACCAAATCTTGCTCTGGACTAAAATTTGGCATATAATACATTTACgagtaaaaaaacaaaccaaaagaatttcataaataaaattcaaacttttcttattttataaggtgaaaaaatatattttaacttttattaatattattaaaaaacacaTGATTCAGATGTTGAAATTTCACCTCCCCCGATCAATCAACCACAATTAGTCCATAAATATCAGTTGAATAAAGAGACTGAACACCAACCTCATTCACGAACCAACTCCGGCCAATACCTTCAACATAATTCTGGCCCGTTGTTGCCAAGCTGAGACCCCTACCACCATGTCCACCAAAACCCTTCCAGCACCACCAAGGCAAGAAAAGGGAGTGAGTAATAACCATGAAGAAAGAGGATAAATGAAACTCCTCATTCTCCCTTTAAACCACTTCCCAGCTAGAATCTTTACATATTCTACAATGTCTTGACTGATAAATTCTTCCCTTAAAAAATCTTCTTATTCCTCACTTTCCACAGCGACCACACCACCACAAACCacattatatataaacaataattaataaaataaaatactactgtattaatttatcattaataaacaaataaataaagtactACATATCTAGTTTTATTGatctattatgttatatttcCTTAAAGGATGTTTTTATTGATTCTCTTAATATCTGATAAGgtaatcattaaataaaatgtatttatttccttaaaaatatgttttttttaatattattcaattaataaGAGATTTAGAATAACAATGTTACaagaaaacttatttttgtttaaaattaaacttccTTTGCATGTCAATCTCCCTacattttaaagacaaaatCCAGTCGCAGATCTACCTAGCAGAGTCGTCAAGTCATTTTCCTTGAATCTTATGACACACTTACTGATCTTACTTTGCGAAAaggtaaataaaaaacatttttttttggcagAAGTTGCGTATGCATTTTTGGCGGTATTTGAAAACCAGATATGGATATTTGTTTTCCTTGTTTCGATGCTTTCATTTAGTAAAACGAAATAAACTCCTGCTATGATGTTTTTGTTGGTAAGATAGTGTTGCTAATTGACAACCAACCAAACCAATTCCCATCTTTAacatgcacacacgaagttcaGCCACTCCGATATTCATAACTGTGAGTCACATGTGAGTTATTGCGTGTCACTGTTCAGCACGAGTATCACGAATTTCATATAATGATTCCTTAAACTGGAAGGTTAACTTGTCCTTTTATACTTGCACACTAAATAATACAAGCAGCAGCACCAGTTTGTTTCGCTTATTTATTACAACACATGCTAATTTAAATTCGTATTTTACACactatatagaaaaaaatagttatttttttataaatattttaatgtttcgCAGGATTAACAGGCGAAAGCACTACCTCTGAAGTTCCAACCAAGTAACTCTGGTAAAATTTTAACCATAGTTGGTTCATTCTTCGCACTTAAGctacaacaaacaaaaaagaagtaaGTTCAAAACTAGAGAACGTGAGCGgcactgttctttctttgtttattgttcttgttcttcattcacaccccattctctctctcaaacGTTCAAACCCTGAAACCtttctatctttttcttttgattattatttgGTGAGACTGAGACGTGTTTGTTTTTTCTCGGAGCTTTTGATTACTTTAACATTTTGGTTTGCTGGTAATATTCCTTTTTCGTCTTCAGTTGTTACACTTTTGGCCCCTTTTTAGGTTTCGGTGATTTTCCGGAGACCCAGGTTGGAATTCGCAAGATCTAAGGTTTTCTGGATTTGAGTGTTGCGAAAGTAGAGATTTTGTTGGGTTTTGGGGATGAAGATTGAGGTGGGGTTGGGAGGGGTGTGGAATGAGGATGAGAAAGCGACAGTGGTGGAGGTTCTGGGTCGAGAGGCGTTCGATTACTTGGTGGCGAATTCGGTTTCGAACGAGAATCTGTTAATGGCGTTTGGGAGCGGGGAGAATCTGCAGAACAAGCTGTCGGGTCTCGTTGAGCGCCCGAACGCGTCGAACTTCAGTTGGAACTACGCCATCTACTGGCAAATTTCGCAGTCAAAGTATGGCGATTGGATTTTGGGGTGGGGAGATGGGTGTTGTAGGGAGCCAAGGGATGGAGAAGAGGGTGGAGAAGTGAGAATTGTTGATGATGAAAAGGTGCAGAGGATGAGGAAGAGGGTGTTGCAGAAGCTGCACATGACTTTTGGGGGTTCTGATGAGGATATTTATGCTTTTGGGTTGGACCGTGTTACCGACACGGAAATGTTCTTTCTTGTTTCCATGTATTTCTCTTTTCCCCGGGGGCTTGGGGGTCCAGGTAAGTGTTTTGCTTCTGGGAAACATTTGTGGATTTCGGATATGTTCAAATCTGGTTTTGATTACTGTGTGAGGTCTTTCTTGGCCAAATCTGCTGGGATTCAGACTGTTGTTTTGGTGCCTACTGATTTGGGGGTGGTGGAGATGGGGTCTGTGAGGACGGTAGATGAGAGCTTTGAGTTGTTGCAGGCTGTCAAATCTGTGTTTTCTGCACCTTTGGTCCTCCCCAAGGTTAAGCCAACTGCACCATTGGATTTGGTGAGTGAAAAGAGAGATGGGAATGAGAGTGCAAATGCTCTTTTTTGTGGTTTGGCAATTGTggataagaataagaataacaACAGCCACAGTAATAACAGGGTAGAGGGAGTTGGTGTTCCAAAGATTTTTGGGCAGGATTTGAATTGTTCCACTCAATTTAGAGAAAAACTGGCTGTGAGGAAAATGGAGGAGAGGCCATGGCCGTGGGGAGGTCATCCCCCCAACGGAAATAGTATTGGCTTTCCTAATGGTGTTCATGGTTCTAGTTGGGGGGCTGGTGAAGTTGTGAGGCAGCTTGGTCATCCTGAAATTCTTGCTCCTAGGTTGGCCAGCTCTGGAGCTTTGCCGGATGTTGCCAATAGTGCGAAGAATGATTTTGTGCATAACAACTTTCAGCAGCAACAGCTGCCTGTACAGATGCAATTTGATTTCTCAAGAGCCACTTCAAGGGCTTCTGAGAGATCAATCATTGCGGAGTCTGAGATTTCTGATATTAAGGCGTCGTGCAAGGAGGAGAGAATGAGTATTGCCGATGACAGGAGGCCGAGGAAGCGGGGGAGGAAGCCGGCTAATGGAAGGGAGGAACCCCTCAATCATGTGGAGGCTGAGAGGCAAAGGCGGGAGAAGCTGAACCAGCGATTCTATGCACTGCGAGCCGTTGTTCCAAACATCTCTAAGATGGATAAGGCATCGCTGTTGGGAGATGCTATTGCTTACATCAACCAGCTTCAAGCAAAACTCAAGACCATGGAGTTTGAGAGAGAGAGGTTTGGAAGCACTTGTGTGGATGGACCAGTATTGGATGTCAATGCAGAAGTAGAAAAAAATCATCACAACGGAGCTCCTGATATGGACGTGCAAGCTGCACAGGATGGGGTCATTGTAAAGGTGAGCTGTCCTATCGATGTTCATCCTGTTTCAAAAGTCATTCAAACCTTCAAAGAGGCAGAAATTGGTGTTGTTGAATCAAGACTTACTGTTGCAAACGATACTGTTTTCCATACATTTGTAGTTAAATCCGAAGGACCTGATCAAGTAACAAAGGATAAGTTGATTGCATTGTTTTCCAAAGAATCCAACTTCATACAAACACTATGATTTGGAGAATTGCAATCAACATACTCCATAGGCTTTACACATATAGAAGAGCCAAATATGTATCTTCAGAAATTTTGTTATACCATAGAGATTCTAAAACTAAAGCAGTGGGAACTAGAGAATTAGAATAATAACTTCTATTAACCCTCTAGGGCTGCCAATTT
The Glycine max cultivar Williams 82 chromosome 16, Glycine_max_v4.0, whole genome shotgun sequence genome window above contains:
- the LOC100804434 gene encoding transcription factor MTB1 — its product is MKIEVGLGGVWNEDEKATVVEVLGREAFDYLVANSVSNENLLMAFGSGENLQNKLSGLVERPNASNFSWNYAIYWQISQSKYGDWILGWGDGCCREPRDGEEGGEVRIVDDEKVQRMRKRVLQKLHMTFGGSDEDIYAFGLDRVTDTEMFFLVSMYFSFPRGLGGPGKCFASGKHLWISDMFKSGFDYCVRSFLAKSAGIQTVVLVPTDLGVVEMGSVRTVDESFELLQAVKSVFSAPLVLPKVKPTAPLDLVSEKRDGNESANALFCGLAIVDKNKNNNSHSNNRVEGVGVPKIFGQDLNCSTQFREKLAVRKMEERPWPWGGHPPNGNSIGFPNGVHGSSWGAGEVVRQLGHPEILAPRLASSGALPDVANSAKNDFVHNNFQQQQLPVQMQFDFSRATSRASERSIIAESEISDIKASCKEERMSIADDRRPRKRGRKPANGREEPLNHVEAERQRREKLNQRFYALRAVVPNISKMDKASLLGDAIAYINQLQAKLKTMEFERERFGSTCVDGPVLDVNAEVEKNHHNGAPDMDVQAAQDGVIVKVSCPIDVHPVSKVIQTFKEAEIGVVESRLTVANDTVFHTFVVKSEGPDQVTKDKLIALFSKESNFIQTL